A window from Gorilla gorilla gorilla isolate KB3781 chromosome 21, NHGRI_mGorGor1-v2.1_pri, whole genome shotgun sequence encodes these proteins:
- the COL9A3 gene encoding collagen alpha-3(IX) chain gives MARPRAFAPLLLLLLLGERLAAAGAQKVGLPGSPGPPGPPGKPGQDGIDGEAGPPGLPGSPGPKGAPGKPGKPGEAGLPGLPGVDGLTGRDGPPGPKGAPGERGSLGPPGPPGLGGKGLPGPPGEAGVSGPPGGIGLRGPPGPSGLPGLPGPPGPPGPPGHPGVLPEGATDLQCPSICPPGPPGPPGMPGFKGPTGYKGEQGEGGKDGEKGDPGPPGPAGLPGSVGLQGPRGLRGLPGPLGPPGDRGPIGFRGPPGIPGAPGKAGDRGDRGPEGFRGPKGDLGRPGPKGTPGVAGPSGEPGMPGKDGQNGVPGLDGQKGEAGRNGAPGEKGPNGLPGLPGRAGSKGEKGERGRAGELGEAGPSGEPGVPGDAGMPGERGEAGHRGSAGALGPQGPPGAPGVRGFQGRKGSMGDPGLPGPQGLRGDVGDRGPGGVAGPKGDQGIAGSDGLPGDKGELGPSGLVGPKGESGSRGELGPKGTQGPNGTSGVQGVPGPPGPLGLQGVPGVPGITGKPGVPGKEASEQRIRELCGGMISEQIAQLAAHLRKPLAPGSIGRPGPAGPPGPPGPPGSIGHPGARGPPGYRGPTGELGDPGPRGNQGDRGDKGAAGAGLDGPEGDQGPQGPQGVPGTSKDGQDGAPGEPGPPGDPGLPGAIGAQGTPGICDTSACQGAVLGGVGEKSGSRSS, from the exons GGAGAAGCTGGTCCTCCAGGTCTGCCTGGGTCCCCG GGACCAAAGGGGGCCCCAGGAAAGCCGGGGAAACCAGGAGAGGCCGGGCTGCCGGGACTGCCGGGTGTGGAT GGTCTGACTGGGCGAGATGGACCCCCTGGACCCAAAGGTGCCCCTGGGGAACGG GGAAGTCTGGGACCCCCGGGGCCACCCGGGCTGGGG GGCAAAGGCCTCCCTGGACCCCCC GGAGAGGCAGGAGTGAGCGGCCCCCCAGGTGGGATCGGCCTCCGCGGCCCCCCG GGACCTTCTGGACTCCCCGGCCTCCCTGGCCCCCCAGGACCTCCCGGACCCCCT GGACACCCAGGAGTCCTCCCTGAAGGCGCTACTGACCTTCAG TGCCCAAGTATCTGCCCGCCAGGTCCCCCAGGGCCCCCTGGAATGCCAGGGTTCAAG GGACCCACTGGCTACAAAGGCGAGCAGGGGGAAGGCGGCAAGGACGGCGAGAAG GGTGACCCTGGCCCCCCTGGGCCCGCCGGCCTCCCGGGCAGCGTGGGGCTGCAG GGCCCCCGGGGATTACGAGGACTGCCAGGGCCACTCGGGCCCCCTGGGGACCGG GGTCCCATCGGGTTCCGAGGGCCGCCTGGGATCCCAGGAGCGCCTGGGAAAGCG GGTGACCGAGGCGACAGGGGCCCAGAAGGGTTCCGCGGCCCCAAGGGTGACCTC GGCAGACCTGGTCCCAAGGGAACCCCCGGAGTGGCCGGGCCAAGCGGAGAGCCG GGCATGCCGGGCAAGGACGGCCAGAATGGCGTGCCAGGACTCGATGGCCAGAAG GGAGAGGCTGGTCGCAACGGTGCTCCGGGAGAGAAGGGCCCCAACGGGCTGCCG GGCCTCCCCGGACGAGCGGGGTCCAAAGGCGAGAAGGGAGAACGG GGCAGAGctggggagctgggtgaggccggCCCGTCTGGAGAACCAGGCGTCCCT GGAGATGCTGGCATGCCTGGGGAGCGCGGTGAGGCTGGCCACCGGGGCTCAGCG GGGGCCCTCGGCCCACAAGGCCCTCCTGGAGCCCCTGGTGTCCGAGGCTTCCAG GGCCGGAAGGGCAGCATGGGAGACCCCGGCCTTCCAGGCCCCCAGGGCCTCCGAGGTGACGTGGGCGACCGG GGTCCGGGAGGTGTCGCAGGCCCTAAGGGAGACCAG GGTATTGCAGGTTCCGACGGTCTTCCTGGGGATAAAGGAGAACTG GGTCCCAGCGGCCTGGTCGGACCCAAAGGAGAG TCTGGCAGTCGAGGGGAGCTGGGCCCCAAAGGCACCCAGGGTCCCAACGGCACCAGCGGTGTTCAGGGTGTCCCCGGGCCCCCCGGTCCTCTGGGCCTGCAGGGCGTCCCGGGTGTTCCTGGCATCACGGGGAAGCCGGGAGTTCCG GGGAAGGAGGCCAGCGAGCAGCGCATCAGGGAGCTGTGTGGGGGGATGATCAGCG AACAAATTGCACAGTTAGCCGCGCACCTAAGGAAGCCTTTGGCACCCGGGTCCATTGGCCGGCCCGGTCCAGCTGGCCCCCCTGGGCCCCCAGGACCCCCAGGCTCCATTGGTCACCCTGGCGCTCGAGGACCCCCCGGATACCGCGGTCCCACTGGGGAGCTGGGAGACCCCGGGCCCAGAG GAAAccagggtgacagaggagacaaaGGCGCGGCAGGAGCAGGGCTGGACGGGCCTGAAGGAGACCAGGGGCCCCAAG GACCCCAAGGCGTGCCCGGCACCAGCAAGGACGGCCAGGACGGTGCTCCCGGCGAGCCTGGGCCTCCCGGAGATCCTGGGCTTCCAGGTGCCATTGGGGCCCAGGGGACACCGGGGATCTGCgacacctcagcctgccaaggagCCGTGTTAGGAGGGGTCGGGGAAAAATCAGGCTCTAGAAGCTCATAA
- the LOC129529060 gene encoding putative DPH3 homolog B, producing MAVFPDEVEIEDFQYDEDSETYFCPCPCGDNFSITKEELENGEGVAMCPGCSLIIKVIYDKDQFACGETVPVPSVNKE from the coding sequence ATGGCAGTATTTCCTGACGAGGTGGAAATCGAGGACTTCCAATATGACGAGGACTCGGAGACATATTTCTGTCCCTGCCCATGCGGAGATAACTTCTCCATCACCAAGGAAGAGCTGGAGAATGGGGAAGGTGTGGCAATGTGTCCAGGCTGCTCTCTCATTATAAAAGTGATTTATGACAAAGATCAGTTTGCGTGTGGAGAAACAGTGCCAGTGCCTTCAGTCAACAAAGAATGA